DNA from Brachyhypopomus gauderio isolate BG-103 unplaced genomic scaffold, BGAUD_0.2 sc75, whole genome shotgun sequence:
GTGTTTATATCAGATGTTTGTACCAAAGTTGTTTGTAATTGCCCCAGGCTGAATATACCACACTGTACAGAAAAAGACACATTTGTTATGCATCACAAAACTAAAAAACATATTTGAAGTACCTgatattaagtgtgtgtgtatgtatgtatatagaaTATCCAATGTTGAGGTTTTAGTTGGTTGAGGTAATTTTGAAAGGATATGAAGAGAAGAACACCATTTACAATACAGGCTTTAAGAAAGCAGAAATACTGAAGTAGCATGCTGAATTATGACCCGTAATGGTGCGCATTGATTACTCTAAAGATGTACACACGAACATGCTCAcgtggggggggtgtttgctGCAGTACGCCTGGATCAGAAATGCTCACGTGAGGGGGGCGTATTTGCTGTAGTAGGCCTCGGTCCAGACACACTCACGTGAGGGGGCGTGTTTGCGGTAGTAGGTTTGGGTCCAGACACGCTCAAGTGAGGGGGGAGTATTTGCTGTAGCAGGCCTGGGTCCAGACATGCTCACGTGAGGGGGGATTATTTGCTGTAGCAGGCCTGGGTCCAGACATGCTCACGTGAGAGTGAGCTGTGGTAGGCCTGGGTTTAGCACCTGCAGGTGTCATGGATATGtcacaaaataaataacatgAGTAATCTAAAGCTCGTGGTTCTGGAATTCTGCCATAATCTTCACAGTATCCTGGAGCTTGTCATCAACCTTAAGAAAATGTACTTCAGGGCAAAGCAACTGTAAATCAACGTTCTACGCctgacacaccaaacacacatcaGGTTCCAACTTCTTATTCAAAATATCTCGTCTACCTCAAAACTCAGGACGCTAACAGaagacgaccccccccccccccccccccaaccgacCCCCGCGTTTTTTAATGCGGTTGGAATATACTGAAGCCACACATAAATTTCGTTAATTTTGATACGGCGTGTACTGTAGTGGTTCTCCGGGTGTGTTTGTCAGCTTTCGGTTGCTCTTTCTCGTTTTCCCGACCGTGTACTTCACGGTCCAACCAGAATCGACGCCGTCCGAtcgtttgttgttgttttaaagaacggataaataaacaaatcacCAATGGTCGCTGATATGACGGTGAATAGTGAACTATTTTATCTCGTTTACATGTTACAAGGCAGGCAAAATTAAGGCACGTGTATGAGTACGCGGGTATTTGCATTTGAACGAAAGGGTTTAATCGTTCATGTGAATAAAACATAAATCAACTACAGCAGTGTATAAACTGGTCAAGTTAGCCCAGCTGTTTTCATGTGACCTGCTAAAACTAACCTGGCTGTTATCTCAGGCGCTGTGCTGCTGTGCTATTTCCAGGCAGGATTTGTGATGGTACAGTATCGATTTCCTTAAAAATGTCTTCACCGACATCCGATCCAGCATTTTTGCTGATATCGGCCCGCTTTAGATACGTGATATCGGATCGGTGCCGTCTCTAGTTCACAAACTCCTCTAAATATGTCCGCGAGCACATTTTTACATAACGGAGAAGTCTGATTTACTTTGTTTAGTCAACTAAGCTGAAGTACTAAAAAGGAAGTACAGTAATAATACTAGAAGTATAAAGGAAGTAATAATACTGGTGGTTGACGGGTTGCTCAAACAGAGGTTTCATTGCTTGGCATTGTGGTCATTGTGTTTGACCAGCTGGGTGTCACAGGGAAATAAATGTTTGCGTTTATTACACATGAAGATTACACAATTGGTCAGAATGTGTAGATTACTGCAATTATACTGCTGCTGCGGCAGGTGGTGGCGGCTGAACGACCTGCCGCGTGGCCGCAGcgtgcgccctctggtggcgtgcCAGGCGGGAGGCCATGGCGAAGGCCACTCCGCACTCGGCACACCTGTGTGGGCGGTGCCCCGTGTGGACACTCAGGTGCTCAGATAGATTGGAGGACTTGGTGAAGGATTTGGTGCACACGGGACAGACGAAGGGTCTCACACCACTGTGCACCTTGCGGTGCTCGGCGAGGCGGCTGGCCACGGCGAAGGCTTTGCCACAGTCGGGGCAGAGGAAGGGCCGCGGGCCCAGGTGGGACCGCTGGTGCCGGAGCAGGGACAGCGGTCTGTTGAAGGTCTTCCCGCAGGTCGCGCACGGGAAGGGCTTGTCGTTGCCGTGCAGGTTGCGCTCGTGCTTGCGCAGGTCGGACGAGCGCACAAACTCCTTGCCGCACCCGCCGCAGACGTACGGCTTCTCGCCCGTGTGCGTGCGGATGTGCTTGCGGTGGTCGGACGACCACGTGTACGCTTTGTTGCAGAACGGACAGCGGTAGGGCCTCTCGCCGGTGTGCAGGCGCCGGTGCTGCTGCAGAGTCCCCTGGTGGGCGTACACCTTCCCGCACAGGTCACACGCATGTGGCTTCAGCCCGCTGTGGGTCTCCATGTGGCTGATCAGATTGCTGGATTTCTTGAATGCCCAGTTGCAGAAGGTGCACTTGTAAGGACGGTTCTCCGTAACCCCCTGAATGCTGCGCTTCTTCATAGCGCTGAATGTAAACAGCGGCCCGGCCACCTGCTTTGTCTGGGGGTTTGCTCCGTTCTCCCGGGAAACCTTGGCTACGTCTCGATCTGCTGCTGTTTCTTGTTCCATAAAGCAAGGCACCTTTTCAGTCCCagcaatgtgattggctgatgcaCCAAGATCCTtttctgccatgtgattggttgACGCACTGGGATCCTGCCGTTGTGCATGACTGGCTTGGGTGCTGGGTTTTGGctctgccatgtgattggctgagacaCTGGGATACCGCTGTGCTGTGTGATTGGTTGAACAGTTGGGATCCTGccctgccatgtgattggctaagACTCTAACATGTTGATCTGATCCAGCTTTCTTACTAACATCTTCAGCCTTGTGTGCTGCTCCCTTTTCTACACAGGAAAGTTCTCCCAAACTCTCAGAGAATTTCCGTCCGTGAGAGGTGGCTGGACTCAGGTAAACCACTGCACTGACACAACCATCCGAAGACATTTCCTCCGCACTGTGTAGAGTAAAACCCCCTTGTCTGCTGCAAGTCATCATCTCACTCTCTGCTGACACATATCGCCTCTTAGTGACAAAGGTCTTTCTGATGCTTCTTTTTGAAATGTAGGTTTTGCCACTGTAGGTGTCTGGCTTTAAGTGGTCAGAAATTTCCGCCATTTTTATTGTTGTTAGTGGTGATTTGGGTACAGATTACTATGCCTTGCTTGTGGTATGCAGAGAATTCACATATACCTGTGTGTGCGGTACCTAAGGGCAGGGATATAAGTGATCACCAATGCAATTCATCACAACAATATCACAAGATTTTTCCAAGATGAgcttggaaacacacacacacacacacacacacacacatatatatatatatatatatatatatatatatatatatatatatatatatatatatatatatatatatatatatatataatgtgtgtgtgtgtatactatatatatgtacacacacacacacacacacacacacacacacacactcaaagttCTTTGATTACCTTGTTTACCTTGTAACCTTGTTTTACTATATATGCCGGTTTTAAAACCCCATTTAAGTTTAACAGTAGACTATTAAGTTCAAGAAAACATTTAGCTGACAACTGCCCAGCTGTTAAAACCCTAAGTCATGTCTCTGTGAGGCTGGATTCCAGCCAGAAACCATGTGCGTGTTATTAATTCCGGGCGTTAACTCGTTAACCTTTTCCTGCTGCATAAAACTTTATGCTTTGTGTAAAATCATTTAAAGCCTAATGCATTTGTGTGACGAATGTATTTTCAACATTAATTgcttaatttattatttttgaaGTTTTCATGATCAGTGATATTCATGACAGCTGTGGAAACCCGCGAGGAGCCGAGGACTCGTGGAATAGCTACGCTTATGTTGCTAAACTAAACTTAGTGAAATGTCATGTCGGTGTGAGCCTAGCTATGCTGCAACATATTTCCCAACAGATTGTTTCTGATTCAAACAAAGCACATGCTTACGTTCGGATCTCTTACCTCGAGACGACACGTCCGCTGTGTATTTCACTGTGATCAGTTCATTTTAACCAGCGCTTCAGAGCGGCTGACGAGGAGGCTGAGATGCTGGAGGAGGGGTTATCCCTCATGTTCAGGAGCCCAGCTGTAGTCAGCAAATTAAAAACGACACATGCTAGTTTCCAGCAACCCTGAAGTCTCTGATTAACTTCACAGCGATCTAGGCTCCTGTACAACTTTCATAAGGAGTTTAGAATACTGAAATTATATTTCCCCTTTGTCTTGTTTGGTGTACTTTTAATTACAATTAAGCCAATCAAGCACGTTTAACGCTCTCATAATTACTACTTATTAGACTACCCCTCAGGGGCATTAAACGTTTGCCGTCCTGGAGGTCAGATTTGCACCTACAACGTAAATATGTCTCGTCAATAAACGTTATTTCTCAGGAATGACGGTGCATTGCGTTGGAATGGTCAACTGATTATTATTAAGTCTTCTATTGAGTGAAGTACTTAAAGAGTACAGGAATAACATGTGCTGATACCAGGCGTTAGCGGACACCCGATAACCCCCAGGCGAAGCGCACACAAGCGAATAAATGCAGAAGGAAAAACGAGAACcgccaagccccgcccccacccccctcccggCCATACCGTGCACGCACCTGTTAGCACGCGCTGCACAGGTCCGCGGCAGGCAGCTTCAGGTTCACGGGATAATTCCAGTACCAAGGACAGCACTACGACCCCGCGTTGTGGTGGTATGAATAATCGTTAGACGTTACTCTATATGGAATACGTTTACCCGTTTGCTGCTTAGACTTAGATTATCTTAATTTTCTTAAGACTTTTGGACTGGAACAAAAAAAACCATACAACGTTGTAACGTATACCGTATAACAAATCAGCAGTTGTAAATTACATATCTATAACCATTTTAGTAACTATTTTACTACATATACATTTTCAATTAAATCTGATGAGTTTGAGATCTCTTCTTATGTTTTTATGAGTCCAAGTATTCATATTtacaaatattaaatattagaagCTGCTATAAAGTAAGGCCAATTGAAATATTCTGTCTTAATTTACTATTAGTAATTTCAGAAATCCTTAATTCAAAAATATCTCGAACCTCCACCAGAAACATTCAGCTGTTGCTTATAGGCAGTAGCCTATTGCCAATTTAGAAGAAGTCACAAAAGTGTAGTAAGCAAACGAAggctaaaataaaacagaatacAATATATGCCAGAAGATTATTATTTATTCTGTCATTACAGTGTAGGTCTCATATAGACATGTGGCTATTCATTTGCATTTATGGAATAATATTGTCTAGCTCAGTcaccaaccaccaggctgcgGACCGGTACCGGTCTGTGGGTCATTTGGTACAGGGCCACacagttttatttttatgcggtttatatttgtttttatgccagTCATTTTATTTCATCGTATTTACCCCCTACACTTTAAAGGCTGGTCCATGAAAATATTGTCTGACATGTAACCGGTCCATGGTGCAAAAAAGGTTGGGGACCACTGCTCTAGATGACATTGCAGCCAACTAAAACAAGCATTTATTAAGGATGTTCAAAACTAAAATTGACCActtttttgtttcttggttgCAGAAGGGAGACACATGAGGATCTGATCCCAGACCTGTGGCCTGATATGTGTGGGTAAGAGACTGTTCTCAGAGCAGTGGAGACATTAAACTGCTGACACTACAACAACACGGCCAGCACACTTCACTCATGTCAGCGCACCGTATGACCCACGACTGTGGCACTCCTGCGGCAGTGACAGGTGTCTCTTGAGAACGCTCCACTGCCCAGATGatcaccactcaacactggtCCTGTGATCACCCTCTAGCATCAGAGCACATTTGATATGGTTCTTTAGGACCGGTGATCCTAATGaagagttctgtgtgtgtgtagatacacCTTagaccagggcttaatttgtaaatcaaacgttgCCGGAACGCAAGCGTAAATTGTTACACTGGCGGTATAATATTTTgctggatcgaggcagacagttcccggaacgcacgcttcaaaatgaaagagttcccggatcctgttctggcaggatccggctcaaattaagctcTGCCTTAGACATAAAAGTGGCTGGTGACTGTGTTTTTGGTATATATGAAATTATGTTCACAATCCTATCCTGAGCACATTTTAAAgtaatccaaaatgtaacccCTAGAATCCAATGATCAAATCCCTGCCAGTTATCTTCTTTTGTAAGTATCCTAGGCTTATTATCATGTTCTGTGATCTGATTGCATGATATGGATTACACAGTCTATTGCTACCCAGACTTTCTCAAGTGTCAGGTGTGTCACAGCAGGTAATGCTTGTGAGACACTGGGTTCCAGTACCAGCACTGGAAATAACTGAACTACACTGATGTTTGTTGTAATACGACAATATCAATGATGATTACATAATTGTGCTAATCTTTTACATAATTTTTTCATTAATGTGATATTACAACCCTGACCTCTACGATCACATGCAAGTTACAAGAGGTATTTCGTTGACCTCAGAAACAAGCAGGATGTTGAATAAGGATTAATGCAGTGTGAAAATATTCAAAGAATATCTTGTGAGGTGCAGAGATGGTGGGTGTATGtaagggtggagagggagagagagatactgaTACACTGAGGAGAATCCTCATTTTCATGTCAACAAGTTTTAACATTTACAACATCGGCAACTGATGATAAAATTAATTATGGAAACATTACAGAACCAGCCACAGTGGTTTAGCATTATGACCCATCAGAAAATGGTACTTGGTGGTACCAAAGATGATGAGAAGGTCTGGGCTTGGCAGAGACTCCATTATTGTAGCAA
Protein-coding regions in this window:
- the znf648 gene encoding uncharacterized protein znf648; translated protein: MAEISDHLKPDTYSGKTYISKRSIRKTFVTKRRYVSAESEMMTCSRQGGFTLHSAEEMSSDGCVSAVVYLSPATSHGRKFSESLGELSCVEKGAAHKAEDVSKKAGSDQHVRVLANHMAGQDPNCSTNHTAQRYPSVSANHMAEPKPSTQASHAQRQDPSASTNHMAEKDLGASANHIAGTEKVPCFMEQETAADRDVAKVSRENGANPQTKQVAGPLFTFSAMKKRSIQGVTENRPYKCTFCNWAFKKSSNLISHMETHSGLKPHACDLCGKVYAHQGTLQQHRRLHTGERPYRCPFCNKAYTWSSDHRKHIRTHTGEKPYVCGGCGKEFVRSSDLRKHERNLHGNDKPFPCATCGKTFNRPLSLLRHQRSHLGPRPFLCPDCGKAFAVASRLAEHRKVHSGVRPFVCPVCTKSFTKSSNLSEHLSVHTGHRPHRCAECGVAFAMASRLARHQRAHAAATRQVVQPPPPAAAAV